A region of Mugil cephalus isolate CIBA_MC_2020 chromosome 3, CIBA_Mcephalus_1.1, whole genome shotgun sequence DNA encodes the following proteins:
- the LOC125005432 gene encoding up-regulator of cell proliferation-like, with protein MNKSIDVTTSTMDTTALAKFLSKVELEKLYPNKLRLQSLLEISKSSTSDETTQSEGEIPWRFLRSLFKVNAECRNCTQLSNNDDMEENDLLDLDLYTTDDSDNDVNPLDLIVALFLCADSFLQQEMSLKMSMCQFSVPLLLPHGNKSQCSLMLWALRDIVKEWRPHDLSESKGFVEDNIVQADLPFYSFVRLKNCSLSKSQFMNQILSRSQQNHNIFIHRDMEGGGVRREISNGLVEVCWYLPRGRENLDIFPEPVTFANMRGDICESLEQFSFLLQVSTVTFVFLDKVEENELKVLTSVKDMKSKLFLVVNQKDGSVREDMMSVKTAVEKLGLPKGSLIIKKSCGNGAEFSKKLTEVINTCLSDVKATTSIENMIEKAVELGLSVDENKTDQQNKAAKEIIDGIGVRSIPQYKSQQLPLQGDKWKMLSNLEKEECRLNKSGGSSLEEYKSHLQEEKQKIRNEQKKYKLSKGMETFIDNLSTNDKRKRDFFLKWMKLKLDTNSRKKLFVLRNKFKEQCKKKDVKQIAELDQALVESSLGVEHYMREMGLIYEFLQEPHHERYHLPSLAAELLLDGYPLELLDGDASNIAERWVTDVLMELHKKVGEKSRLLVLTVLGVQSSGKSTLLNTMFGVQFPVSSGRCTRGAYMLFLKVGEDLKSDLNSDFIVLIDTEGLKSPDMAQLEESYEHDNQLATFVIGLSDVTIINIAMENSTEMKDVLQITAHAFLRMKEIGKKPICYFVHQNVAAVSADFKCLTERKHLLDQLNEMTQIAAEMEKQPSIKAFTDVLDYDIDKNNWNIPGLWYGTPPMAPVNIGYSEAVADFKKHLLETMKDERRSEPPQIPEFLEWMRSLWKAVKYENFIFSFRNTLVAHAYDNLCKEFSDWEWEFRKEILSWQTEAEVEILNAGNESEPQHLTELVESREQQVSEKIEVQQQLMKQKVVDYYKRKNVHANLIEKYKTDFINNVSCLAKEIKRSVHSKLDYVLELRKSSKEIQDIQRKHREMIEEHVRKFVTGEKEKKKKKKEKTPSVEQLKCEFEKMWTKATEKVSGLPE; from the exons ATGAATAAATCCATAGATGTGACCACATCTACAATGGACACTACAG ccCTTGCAAAGTTTCTCTCCAAAGTTGAACTGGAAAAACTTTATCCCAACAAACTCAGATTACAGTCTCTCTTGGAGATCAGCAAAAGCAGCACATCTGATGAAACTACACAATCAGAGGGAGAAATACCATGGAGGTTTCTCAGAAGCCTTTTTAAAGTCAATGCAGAATGCAGGAACTGTACACAATTATCAAACAATGATGATATGGAAGAAAATGATCTGCTTGATCTGGACCTTTACACAACAGATGACTCTGATAATGATGTTAACCCTCTTGACCTCATAGTAGCTCTCTTCCTTTGTGCGGACAGCTTCTTGCAACAGGAAATGTCTCTCAAAATGTCCATGTGCCAGTTTTCTGTCCCACTGCTGTTGCCTCATGGCAATAAGAGTCAGTGTAGCCTGATGCTTTGGGCTCTGAGAGACATCGTCAAAGAGTGGCGTCCACATGATTTGTCTGAATCAAAAGGTTTTGTTGAAGACAACATTGTTCAAGCAGATCTACCGTTCTATTCCTTTGTGAggctgaaaaactgcagtttatcaAAGTCTCAGTTTATGAACCAGATTCTCAGTCGTAGCCAACAGAATCACAATATCTTCATACACAGAGatatggaaggaggaggagttagaAGAGAAATATCCAATGGACTGGTAGAGGTCTGCTGGTATCTTcccagagggagagagaatcTAGACATATTTCCAGAGCCTGTCACCTTCGCCAATATGAGAGGAGACATTTGTGAGTCACTTGAACAGTTCAGTTTTCTTCTCCAAGTGTCAACTGTCACCTTTGTGTTCCTGGACAAAGTTGAAGAAAATGAGCTGAAGGTTCTGACTTCTGTTAAAGATATGAAATCTAAACTCTTCCTGGTAGTTAATCAGAAGGACGGGAGTGTTAGAGAAGACATGATGTCAGTCAAGACTGCAGTCGAAAAATTAGGTTTACCCAAGGGcagtttaataattaaaaaatccTGTGGCAACGGAGCAGAGTTTTCAAAGAAACTAACCGAAGTCATCAATACATGCCTCTCAGATGTCAAAGCTACAACCAGCATAGAAAATATGATTGAAAAAGCTGTTGAACTTGGTCTGTctgtggatgaaaacaaaactgaccaacaaaacaaagcagccaaAGAGATTATTGATGGCATTGGGGTCAGATCAATTCCACAATACAAGAGTCAGCAACTTCCTCTGCAAGGagataaatggaaaatgttatCAAACCTCGAAAAGGAGGAGTGTAGACTGAATAAATCTGGTGGCTCAAGTCTGGAAGAGTATAAATCTCACctacaagaagaaaaacaaaaaattaggAATGagcaaaagaaatacaaactaTCAAAAGGAATGGAGACTTTTATTGATAATTTatcaacaaatgacaaaagaaagagagacttTTTCCTCAAGTGGATGAAACTAAAACTTGATACCaattcaagaaaaaaactgtttgtacTGCGAAATAAATTCAAAGAGCAATGCAAGAAGAAAGATGTGAAACAAATAGCAGAGTTGGATCAAGCTTTGGTGGAGAGTTCTCTAGGTGTAGAACATTACATGAGAGAGATGGGACTGATCTATGAGTTTTTACAAGAACCTCATCATGAAAGATATCATCTCCCTTCTCTGGCTGCTGAACTGTTGTTGGATGGATATCCTTTAGAGCTCTTGGATGGAGATGCTTCCAACATCGCAGAAAGATGGGTGACAGATGTGCTGATGGAGCTTCACAAGAAGGTTGGAGAGAAGAGCAGACTGTTGGTACTGACTGTATTAGGAGTTCAAAGTTCAGGGAAGTCAACACTCCTCAACACCATGTTTGGTGTACAGTTTCCTGTCAGCAGTGGCAGATGTACCAGAGGAGCTTATATGCTGTTCCTCAAAGTTGGAGAGGATTTGAAAAGTGACTTAAACTCTGACTTCATAGTTCTCATTGACACAGAAGGTCTAAAATCTCCTGATATGGCACAACTAGAGGAGAGTTATGAGCATGACAACCAGCTGGCAACCTTTGTAATCGGCCTCAGTGATGTCACCATCATCAACATTGCAATGGAGAACTcaactgaaatgaaagatgTCCTGCAAATCACAGCTCATGCATTCTTGAGAATGAAAGAGATTGGTAAAAAAcccatttgttattttgtacATCAGAATGTTGCAGCAGTTTCAGCTGATTTCAAGTgtctgacagaaagaaaacatctgttggATCAACTcaatgaaatgacacaaattgCAGCTGAAATGGAAAAGCAACCTTCTATCAAAGCCTTCACTGATGTACTGGACTATGACATAGATAAAAACAACTGGAACATCCCAGGACTCTGGTATGGAACACCTCCAATGGCTCCAGTGAACATAGGTTACAGTGAAGCTGTAGCTGATTTCAAGAAACATCTTCTGGAGAcaatgaaagatgaaagaagatCTGAGCCCCCACAGATCCCGGAGTTTCTAGAATGGATGAGAAGTCTCTGGAAAGCAGTCAAATACGAGAACTTCATCTTCAGTTTCAGAAACACTCTTGTGGCTCATGCCTATGACAACCTTTGTAAAGAGTTCAGTGACTGGGAGTGGGAGTTCAGGAAAGAGATTCTCTCCTggcagacagaagcagaggtAGAAATTCTCAATGCTGGAAATGAATCTGAACCTCAACATTTAACTGAACTGGTTGAATCAAGAGAACAGCAAGTTTCAGAAAAAATAGAAGTCCAGCAACAATTAATGAAGCAGAAGGTTGTGGACtactacaaaagaaaaaacgtaCATGCAAATCTcatagaaaaatacaaaactgactTCATCAACAACGTCAGTTGTCTTGCTAAAGAAATCAAACGTTCAGTTCACAGTAAGCTGGACTATGTCCTTGAGTTAAGAAAAAGCTCAAAAGAAATACAGGACAttcagaggaaacacagagaaatgatTGAAGAGCACGTAAGGAAATTTGTGactggagagaaggagaagaagaagaaaaagaaggagaagacgcCGTCCGTTGAACAACTCAAATGTGAGTTTGAGAAGATGTGGACTAAAGCCACAGAAAAGGTGTCAGGTCTACCTGAA